The DNA region AGCGTAAGTAATTGTACCTGCTTTTTACCAGCATTCATTTCAATACCAACCTGCGCACCTTTAACAGCATCAAAGGTATTGTTGGATGAGCCGCTCCGGGGTTTGTTGCCTATCGTTTTGGTTTTATCCTGGGCGGATACGCTAACGGCAACAAAGCATAAAAAACATAAGGCAAAGAGTTTTACAAAATTTCGGGAGAATATCGATTTGAACATAACAATAAGCTTTAGACGGGTTTATAAGGTAGACGATGGTGATAAACAAATGGTTGCAACCTCAATCTGAAAATTTTTCATCGCGGATCCCTGTAGAGATTCATCACACGCCTCTGTAATCAGGCAACGTCATTCCTTCTTAACAGCACTGTTCCTGATAAAAACAACCGACATTAGGGCGCCCAAAAAACCCAGGCCGGCGCAGATCCGCATAATATTGCCATAGGCCGAAATAAATCCGTTGTGATACGCAATCTCGACCGCCTTTTTATTGGATCCGTCGATACCGGCGGGCACTTTAGCATTACCTAAGTTGGCCGATTGTTCCATAACCGTCTTTTTATCTTTTTCATTAAGGGATAACTTTTTCAACTCCCCCTGCATCGCTCCCGAAAAAAACAAAACCGCGAGGGCACCAAAAATGGCATTGGCAAAAACATTGGAAATGCGGGTCATAGCATTGTTAATACCCGATGCTGTGCCCGAAAAATGATCACTTACCGATCCCATTACCGTTGCCGTAAGCGGCGCTACCGTTAACGACATGCCGAAGCCAAAAACAAGCACGCCGGGGAAGAAGCTTGTCCAATAATCGGAAGGGCCTGCAGTTTGTTTGATGAACGACAACATTAGTAACCCCGCTCCCGCCAAAGCCGGACCGATAATGAGCAATAAGCGCGGGCCTTTTTTATCGGCAATAGCTCCTGCGTAACGCGCGATTGAGATCATGAGCACAGTAAAAGGTAAAAATGTTAACCCAGATTGCAGCTGGCTATACCCCTGCACCTGCACCATGTTTAGTGACATGAACAGCATACCGCCACCCAAACCCGCATACAGAAAAAATGTAAGCAGGTTTATCCCGCTAAAGGTTTTATTGCTAAACAGGTTTAGCGGCATCATGGGATGTTTGCTTGTACCTTCTATGCAAATAAAAACAATGAGCAATAATAAGCCCAGAGCTAATGATCCGTAAACCTGCCAGCTATTAAAACCTACCGCCGGCATCCGCAGAAAACCAAATGTTAGCAAAGCAAGCCCTGATGCAATAGAAACAGCTCCGGGAAAATCAATGGTTTGGTCGGTACTATCATCCTTGCTTTCGGCAACCTTGCGCCACAGGATGAGTAAAGCTACTACCCCTATGGGTATATTAATAAAGAATATGTACCGCCATAAACCGGCGTCGGCTAAGGCGCCACCCAATACCGGGCCGCCCATTGTAACTACCGTGGTAATGGCCGACCATGTTCCGATAGCCTTGCCCCTTTCTTTTGCATCGATGGATGATGAAATAAGCGAAAGGCTCCCCGGAATCATTAGTGCACCTCCAATACCCTGTATGATCCGAAAAACAATGAGATAAAAAACACCTGGTGAGAGCCCGCAAAGGGCTGATCCGG from Mucilaginibacter sp. SJ includes:
- a CDS encoding MFS transporter; the encoded protein is MATVSLGSPAGKWIMVSAILASAMAFIDGTALNVVLPALQQSLDAKGADLFWILNAYLLMLASLILIGGSLGDKLGRKKVFMIGIFIFITGSALCGLSPGVFYLIVFRIIQGIGGALMIPGSLSLISSSIDAKERGKAIGTWSAITTVVTMGGPVLGGALADAGLWRYIFFINIPIGVVALLILWRKVAESKDDSTDQTIDFPGAVSIASGLALLTFGFLRMPAVGFNSWQVYGSLALGLLLLIVFICIEGTSKHPMMPLNLFSNKTFSGINLLTFFLYAGLGGGMLFMSLNMVQVQGYSQLQSGLTFLPFTVLMISIARYAGAIADKKGPRLLLIIGPALAGAGLLMLSFIKQTAGPSDYWTSFFPGVLVFGFGMSLTVAPLTATVMGSVSDHFSGTASGINNAMTRISNVFANAIFGALAVLFFSGAMQGELKKLSLNEKDKKTVMEQSANLGNAKVPAGIDGSNKKAVEIAYHNGFISAYGNIMRICAGLGFLGALMSVVFIRNSAVKKE